A stretch of Pogona vitticeps strain Pit_001003342236 chromosome 5, PviZW2.1, whole genome shotgun sequence DNA encodes these proteins:
- the MRTFA gene encoding myocardin-related transcription factor A isoform X4, producing the protein MPPLKSPAAFHEQRRSLERARTEDYLKRKIRSRPERSELVRMHILEETSAEPSLQAKQLKLKRARLADDLNEKIAQRPGPMELVEKNILPVESSLKEAIIVGQVNYPKVAADNSSFDEDSSDALSPEQPASHESQGSVPSPMEARVVESLPTSTVASPPQVVCQLQISADSSETPFLPEQPPAALLPPPPPVPPNLTNGIATPAAKPLPTLIKQSQPKTSCEKSQRSKKSKEPKPKVKKLKYHQYIPPDQKQDKGAPPMDSSYAKILQQQQLFLQLQILNQQQQQHYNYQTILPAPPKPPGEQQNGSSAPPVRSLSNAVSNTSSVSSSSNGLMRQNSNAPMGKPGVLPANLDDMKVAELKQELKLRALPVSGAKPDLIERLKAYQEQNGMAGRAAGAPKPNTAILPKSSEVVVAFPAARLSTGPALVSTGITSAEVVVATVTGNGVMKFGSTGSTPPVSPSPSERSLMSAVDENSTSGDAFGEMVTSPLTQLTLQTSPVQFLVKEESSKGSPCSTNQGVRAEPSLSSSGGGKQDTEVQNKDQMLQEKDKQIEELTRMLKQKQQLVEMLKLQLERQKQSQQPLSATAVGEEGPPSVPEPPAFCTHIKSEKGVVSCQFSGQPSCHTDQLKTTQTTSQMDTSEASSVPKKAVMVKQEVPAVENEPSCQTSNFFLGQQAGGFSDLIKGTPPPTLITDSTGTHIVLTVTNQSTERQGLSPQEKMGSGLLSLRRMSSPPVKAPIHQPGSSSQQLQQSQSPSEPIKKILSQPSSPATPSPSQVDLEQQNLSFFGIPPPLPLPATSVLMKRPPGYEEAVKQPPKPPEENGCSSQQMDDLFDILIEHGEISAQFKEPSSPARKDTAMSPGCPSPSSSHHSPDLPLQMGHPSSINLTPAGRLEDFLESSTGLPLLTTGPDGPEPLSLIDLYSEMLSSSAILDHPSSPMDTSELHFAPEPTEGPSLDLVENNLDSMDWLELSGGPVMSLTPLSTATPSLFSTDFLDGHDLQLHWDSCL; encoded by the exons ATGCCTC CTCTGAAAAGCCCAGCTGCATTTCATGAACAGAGAAGGAGTTTAGAACGGGCCAGG ACGGAGGACTACCTGAAACGAAAGATCCGCTCCCGGCCAGAGAGATCAGAGTTGGTGAGGATGCACATTTTAGAAG AGACCTCTGCTGAACCTTCCCTTCAGGCTAAGCAGCTGAAGTTGAAGCGGGCCAGACTGGCTGATGATCTGAATGAGAAGATTGCCCAAAGACCAGGTCCCATGGAGTTGGTAGAGAAGAACATTTTGCCTGTTGAATCCAGCCTGAAGGAAGCAATAATTG TAGGTCAAGTGAACTACCCGAAAGTAGCTGCAGATAATTCCTCCTTTGATGAGGATAGTAGTGATGCCCTTTCTCCAGAACAGCCAGCAAGCCATGAATCCCAGGGATCTGTGCCATCTCCAATGGAAGCACGTGTTGTTGAATCCCTTCCCACCTCCACAGTGGCATCCCCTCCTCAG GTGGTGTGTCAGTTACAAATCAGTGCAGACTCCAGTGAGACGCCCTTCCTGCCTGAACAGCCTCCAGCTGCCCTGCTACCCCCACCACCTCCGGTGCCTCCTAATCTCACCAATGGAATTGCTACTCCTGCAGCCAAACCACTTCCAACTCTTATAAAG CAAAGCCAGCCCAAGACCTCATGTGAAAAGTCCCAGCGGAGCAAAAAATCTAAGGAACCGAAACCGAAAGTCAAGAAGCTGAAATACCACCAGTATATCCCACCGGACCAAAAGCAGGACAAAGGGGCTCCTCCCATGGATTCCTCTTACGCCAAAATCCTACAACAACAGCAACTCTTCTTGCAACTCCAGATCCtgaatcagcagcagcagcagcactacaACTATCAGACCATCCTCCCTGCTCCACCAAA gCCCCCAGGAGAGCAGCAGAATGGAAGCAGTGCCCCACCTGTGCGGAGTCTCTCCAATGCTGTCAGCAACACCTCTTCTGTTTCCTCTAGTTCTAATGGGTTGATGCGACAAAATAGCAATGCTCCAATGGGCAAGCCAGGAGTTCTCCCTGCAAATCTTGACGACATGAAG GTGGCAGAGTTGAAGCAAGAATTGAAGTTGAGGGCACTGCCGGTGTCCGGTGCTAAGCCAGATCTAATTGAGAGGCTCAAGGCTTATCAAGAGCAGAACGGCATGGCTGGCCGGGCAGCTGGCGCTCCAAAGCCCAATACAGCAATTCTCCCAAAGTCTTCGGAAGTGGTAGTTGCTTTCCCAGCTGCCAGGCTGAGTACAGGGCCTGCACTCGTCAGCACAGGCATTACttcagcagaggtggttgtggCAACAGTCACCGGCAATGGTGTGATGAAATTTGGAAGCACAGGCTCAACTCCTCCTGTCTCCCCCAGCCCCTCTGAGCGTTCGCTGATGAGTGCTGTGGATGAGAATTCGACCAGCGGAGACGCTTTTGGGGAGATGGTGACCTCTCCTCTGACTCAGCTCACCCTGCAAACTTCACCTGTACAGTTTTTGGTGAAGGAagagagctccaaaggcagcccGTGCAGCACAAATCAAGGTGTGAGAGCAGAGCCCTCTCTCAGCAGCAGCGGTGGGGGCAAGCAAGACACGGAGGTGCAGAATAAAGACCAGATGTTGCAGGAGAAAGATAAGCAGATTGAGGAGCTCACACGGATGCTGAAGCAAAAGCAGCAGCTGGTGGAGATGCTGAAGCTGCAGCTAGAAAGGCAAAAGCAGTCGCAGCAGCCACTCTCAGCCACAGCGGTTGGCGAGGAGGGACCCCCTTCAGTTCCAGAGCCACCTGCATTTTGCACCCACATTAAGAGTGAAAAGGGCGTTGTGAGTTGCCAATTTTCAGGGCAGCCCAGCTGCCACACAGACCAATTAAAAACCACACAGACCACTAGCCAAATGGACACCTCAGAAGCAAGCTCAGTGCCAAAGAAAGCAGTGATGGTGAAGCAGGAGGTGCCAGCTGTGGAGAATGAGCCATCCTGCCAGACCTCAAATTTTTTCCTTGGCCAGCAAGCTGGAGGCTTCAGTGACCTCATCAAAGGAACACCTCCCCCTACCCTCATCACCGATTCTACTGGCACACACATAGTCCTCACAGTGACCAATCAGAGTACAGAGAGGCAGGGCCTCTCACCTCAGGAAAAAATGGGGAGCGGTTTGTTGTCATTGAGG AGAATGTCATCTCCACCTGTAAAAGCACCTATCCATCAACCCGGAAGCAGCTCCCAGCAACTTCAGCAATCCCAGTCACCAAGCGAGCCCATCAAGAAG ATTCTCTCACAGCCAAGTTCCCCAGCAACTCCATCTCCATCCCAAGTAGACCTTGAGCAGCAGAACCTATCCTTCTTTGGTATTCCTCCACCTCTGCCCCTCCCTGCCACCTCCGTGTTGATGAAAAGACCACCAGGTTATGAAGAGGCTGTGAAACAACCGCCAAAGCCCCCAGAG GAGAATGGCTGTTCAAGTCAGCAGATGGATGATCTgtttgacattttaattgaaCATGGAG AGATTTCAGCTCAGTTCAAGGAGCCATCTTCCCCTGCAAGAAAAGACACAGCAATGTCTCCAGGATGCCCGTCTCCGTCCAGTAGCCACCATTCCCCAGATCTGCCCCTGCAAATGGGCCACCCAAGCTCTATTAATCTCACCCCAGCAGGCAGGCTGGAAGACTTCTTGGAAAGCAGCACTGGCCTTCCCTTGCTGACAACTGGCCCTGATGGACCTGAGCCTCTGTCCCTCATTGACCTCTACAGTGAGATGCTAAGCAGTTCAGCAATCCTGGACCATCCATCTTCACCTATGGACACATCAGAATTGCACTTTGCCCCTGAACCTACTGAGGGACCAAGTTTGGACCTGGTAGAGAATAATTTAGACAGTATGGATTGGTTGGAACTGTCTGGAGGACCAGTGATGAGCCTCACTCCCCTCAGTACTGCAACACCTAGCCTCTTCTCCACAGATTTCCTTGATGGACATGATCTGCAGCTGCACTGGGATTCTTGTTTATAG